A region of Streptomyces sp. NBC_01267 DNA encodes the following proteins:
- the scy gene encoding polarized growth protein Scy, translating to MRGYERQESHRAEDDHLSRFEAEMDRLKTEREKAVQHAEDLGYQVEVLRAKLHEARRNLASRPAYDQADIGYQADQLLRNAQVQADQLRTDAERELRDARAQTQRILQEHAEHQARLQAELHSEAVTRRQRLDQELAERRQTVESHVNENVAWAEQLRARTEAQARRLMDESRAEAEQALSAARAEATRLADEARQRLGSEAESARSEADTILRRARAEAERLLNAASSQAQEATSHAEQLRTATTAESDQARQQAAELSRGAEQQVQEAERALREARTEAEKVLTEAKESAAKQLTSAESVNEQRTRTAKAEIARLVGEATKDAEALKAEAEQALEDARGKAERMVAEAGDKARTAAAEDTAAQLAKAARTAEEVLTKASEDARSTTRAAAEEAERIRHEAEAEAARLSDEAAESAEQLKGAAKDDTKEYRAKTVELQEEARRLRGEAEQLRSDAVAEGERIRGEARREAVQQIEEAARTAEELLTKAQADADEVRTGADTESERVRTEAVERATTLRKQAEETLERAHAEAERMRTEAEEQAEESRARSEEAARELREENERGIEARRADAADELTRLHSEAEERLSGAGETLTEARAEAERLRKETTEEADRLRTEAAERVRTLQAQAEQEAERLRDEAAADASQARAEGENIAVRLRGEATAEAERLKSEAQDSADRVRAEAAAAAERVATEAQEALAAAQEEANRRRREADETLSNARSEAEQERVQARGQSEELLASARKRVEEAQAEATRLVEEADRRASELVSAAEQTAQQVRESVAGLQDQAEQEIAGLRSAAEHAAERTRTEAQEEADRVRSDAYAERERASEDAARIRGVAQEESEAAKSLAERTVSDAIAESDKLRSDTAEYAQRMRTEASDAVASAEQDAARSRAEAREDANRIRSEAAAQADRLIGEASGESERMRAEAAETVGSAQQTAERIRAEAERVGAEAAAAAEQLRAEAQSESDRVLDEARETASKRRADAASQADQLMAKAQEEALRTATEAEAQADTMVGAARQEADRITAEATIEGNSLVERSRTDADELLVGARRDATAIRERSEELRDRVTAEIEELHERARRETSEQMKSAGERVDNLLKAAADQQSEAEEKAKELVADAESEAAKVRIAAVKRAESLLKEAEQKKAGLIREAEQIKADATAESDQLVEEATREHDVLMRRRADIQTEISRVQDVLEALESFEAPTGGGKAAGSGTGASGVKAGAAAGGTRSGGKPSDG from the coding sequence GTGCGGGGCTACGAACGCCAGGAGAGCCACCGGGCTGAAGACGACCATCTCTCGCGGTTCGAGGCCGAGATGGACCGGCTGAAGACCGAGCGGGAGAAGGCCGTCCAGCACGCCGAGGACCTCGGTTACCAGGTCGAGGTCTTGCGCGCCAAGCTCCACGAGGCGCGCCGCAATCTGGCGTCCCGTCCTGCCTACGACCAGGCCGACATCGGTTACCAGGCCGACCAGTTGCTGCGGAACGCGCAGGTGCAGGCCGATCAACTGCGTACCGACGCCGAGCGCGAACTGCGCGACGCCCGCGCCCAGACGCAGCGCATCCTCCAGGAGCACGCCGAGCACCAGGCCAGGCTCCAGGCCGAGCTGCACAGCGAGGCGGTGACCCGCCGCCAGCGCCTCGACCAGGAGCTCGCCGAGCGCCGGCAGACCGTCGAGTCGCACGTCAACGAGAACGTGGCGTGGGCCGAGCAGTTGCGCGCCCGGACCGAGGCGCAGGCCCGCAGGCTCATGGACGAGTCGCGCGCCGAGGCCGAGCAGGCCCTGTCCGCCGCGCGTGCCGAGGCGACCCGGCTGGCCGACGAGGCCCGTCAGCGGCTGGGCTCCGAGGCGGAGTCGGCCCGCAGCGAGGCCGACACGATCCTGCGCCGGGCCCGCGCCGAGGCGGAGCGGCTGCTCAACGCCGCGTCCAGCCAGGCGCAGGAGGCCACCTCCCACGCCGAGCAGCTGCGTACGGCCACGACCGCCGAGTCCGACCAGGCCCGGCAGCAGGCCGCCGAGCTCAGCCGTGGCGCCGAGCAGCAGGTACAGGAGGCGGAGCGCGCGCTGCGCGAGGCGCGGACCGAGGCCGAGAAGGTGCTCACGGAGGCGAAGGAGTCCGCCGCCAAGCAGCTCACCTCCGCCGAATCGGTCAACGAGCAGCGCACCCGTACCGCGAAGGCCGAGATCGCCCGGCTGGTCGGTGAGGCCACCAAGGACGCCGAGGCGCTGAAGGCCGAGGCCGAACAGGCCCTGGAGGACGCCCGCGGCAAGGCCGAGCGGATGGTCGCCGAGGCCGGTGACAAGGCCCGTACGGCCGCCGCCGAGGACACCGCTGCCCAGCTGGCCAAGGCCGCCCGTACCGCCGAGGAGGTCCTCACCAAGGCCTCCGAGGACGCCCGGTCGACCACCAGGGCGGCGGCCGAGGAGGCCGAGCGGATCCGCCACGAGGCGGAGGCGGAGGCCGCGCGGCTCAGCGACGAGGCCGCCGAGTCCGCCGAGCAGCTCAAGGGTGCGGCCAAGGACGACACCAAGGAGTACCGCGCCAAGACCGTCGAGCTCCAGGAGGAGGCGCGCAGGCTGCGCGGCGAGGCCGAACAGCTGCGGTCCGACGCGGTCGCCGAGGGCGAGCGGATCCGCGGCGAGGCCCGCCGGGAGGCCGTCCAGCAGATCGAGGAGGCGGCCAGGACCGCCGAGGAGCTGCTGACCAAGGCGCAGGCCGACGCCGACGAGGTCCGGACCGGAGCCGACACCGAGTCCGAGCGGGTACGGACCGAGGCCGTCGAGCGCGCCACGACCCTGCGCAAGCAGGCCGAGGAGACGCTGGAGCGCGCCCACGCCGAGGCCGAGCGGATGCGTACGGAGGCCGAGGAGCAGGCCGAGGAGAGCCGCGCCCGGTCCGAGGAGGCCGCCCGCGAACTCCGCGAGGAGAACGAACGCGGCATAGAGGCCCGCAGGGCCGACGCCGCCGATGAGCTGACCCGGCTGCACAGCGAGGCCGAGGAGCGGCTGAGCGGCGCCGGGGAGACGCTGACCGAGGCCCGCGCCGAGGCGGAGCGGCTCCGCAAGGAGACCACCGAGGAGGCCGACCGGCTGCGTACGGAGGCCGCCGAGCGGGTCCGCACGCTCCAGGCCCAGGCCGAGCAGGAGGCCGAGCGGCTGCGGGACGAGGCCGCGGCGGACGCCTCGCAGGCGCGCGCCGAGGGCGAGAACATCGCCGTACGGCTGCGCGGCGAGGCCACCGCGGAGGCCGAGCGCCTCAAGTCCGAGGCGCAGGACAGCGCCGACCGGGTGAGGGCCGAGGCAGCGGCAGCGGCCGAACGGGTCGCCACCGAGGCGCAGGAGGCGCTCGCCGCCGCCCAGGAGGAGGCCAACCGGCGTCGCCGGGAGGCCGACGAGACCCTGTCGAACGCCCGGAGCGAGGCGGAGCAGGAGCGGGTCCAGGCCCGCGGCCAGAGCGAGGAGCTGCTGGCTTCCGCCCGGAAGCGGGTGGAGGAGGCGCAGGCCGAGGCCACCCGGCTGGTCGAGGAGGCGGACCGCAGGGCGAGCGAGCTGGTGTCGGCCGCCGAGCAGACCGCTCAGCAGGTACGGGAGTCCGTCGCCGGGCTCCAGGACCAGGCCGAGCAGGAGATCGCCGGGCTGCGTTCGGCCGCCGAGCACGCGGCGGAGCGTACGCGGACGGAGGCGCAGGAGGAGGCGGACCGGGTCCGTTCCGACGCGTACGCCGAGCGGGAGCGCGCGTCCGAGGACGCCGCCCGGATCCGCGGCGTCGCCCAGGAGGAGTCCGAGGCCGCCAAGTCGCTTGCCGAGCGCACCGTCTCGGATGCGATCGCCGAGTCCGACAAGCTGCGTTCCGACACCGCCGAGTACGCCCAGCGGATGCGCACCGAGGCTTCGGACGCGGTGGCGTCCGCCGAGCAGGACGCGGCCCGTTCCCGTGCCGAGGCGCGCGAGGACGCCAACCGCATCCGCTCGGAAGCCGCGGCCCAGGCGGACCGTCTGATCGGCGAGGCTTCGGGCGAGTCGGAGCGGATGCGGGCCGAGGCGGCCGAGACGGTCGGCTCCGCCCAGCAGACCGCCGAGCGGATCAGGGCCGAGGCCGAGCGGGTCGGGGCCGAGGCTGCGGCAGCGGCCGAACAGCTGCGCGCCGAGGCCCAGTCGGAGTCCGACCGGGTGCTCGACGAGGCCCGCGAGACGGCGTCCAAGCGCCGGGCCGACGCGGCTTCGCAGGCCGACCAGTTGATGGCGAAGGCGCAGGAGGAGGCGCTGCGTACCGCCACCGAGGCCGAGGCCCAGGCCGACACGATGGTGGGTGCGGCCCGCCAGGAGGCCGACCGGATCACCGCCGAGGCGACGATCGAGGGCAACAGCCTGGTGGAGCGGTCCCGTACGGACGCCGATGAACTGCTCGTCGGCGCACGCCGGGACGCGACCGCCATAAGGGAACGTTCCGAGGAGCTGCGCGACCGCGTCACGGCCGAGATCGAGGAGCTGCACGAGCGGGCCCGCCGGGAGACCTCCGAGCAGATGAAGTCCGCGGGCGAGCGCGTCGACAATCTGCTGAAGGCCGCCGCCGATCAGCAGTCCGAGGCCGAGGAGAAGGCCAAGGAGCTGGTCGCGGACGCCGAGTCCGAGGCGGCCAAGGTCCGTATCGCGGCCGTCAAGCGCGCCGAGTCGCTCCTCAAGGAGGCCGAGCAGAAGAAGGCCGGCCTGATACGGGAAGCGGAGCAGATCAAGGCGGACGCCACCGCCGAGTCGGACCAGCTCGTCGAGGAAGCCACCCGCGAGCACGATGTGCTGATGCGCCGTCGGGCGGACATCCAGACGGAGATCTCCCGTGTGCAGGACGTACTCGAAGCGCTGGAGTCCTTCGAGGCGCCGACCGGGGGTGGCAAAGCAGCAGGCAGCGGCACCGGAGCGAGCGGTGTCAAGGCAGGTGCGGCAGCAGGCGGAACTCGTTCCGGTGGCAAGCCTTCTGATGGCTAG
- the mce gene encoding methylmalonyl-CoA epimerase yields MLTRIDHIGIACFDLDTTVEFYRATYGFEVFHTEVNEEQGVREAMLKINGTSDGGASYLQLLESVREDSAVGKWLAKNGEGVHHIAFGTADVDGDSEAVRDKGVRVLYDEPRIGSMGSRITFLHPKDCHGVLTELVTSAGAGGPDSPAPKEH; encoded by the coding sequence ATGCTGACGCGAATCGACCACATCGGGATCGCCTGTTTCGACCTCGACACGACTGTCGAGTTCTACCGGGCGACATACGGCTTCGAGGTGTTCCACACCGAGGTCAACGAGGAGCAGGGCGTCCGGGAAGCCATGCTCAAGATCAACGGTACGTCGGACGGCGGCGCTTCGTACCTCCAGCTCCTGGAGTCCGTGCGCGAGGACTCCGCGGTGGGCAAGTGGCTGGCGAAGAACGGCGAGGGCGTGCATCACATCGCCTTCGGCACCGCGGACGTGGACGGTGACTCCGAAGCCGTACGCGACAAGGGCGTCCGGGTCCTCTACGACGAGCCGCGGATCGGCTCGATGGGGTCCCGGATCACGTTCCTGCACCCCAAGGACTGTCATGGTGTGCTGACGGAACTGGTCACGTCCGCCGGGGCGGGCGGGCCGGATTCACCAGCTCCGAAGGAGCACTGA
- a CDS encoding acetyl-CoA C-acetyltransferase, which translates to MSGTNSNTSVIVAGARTPMGRLLGSLKSFSGADLGAFAIKAALERAGIGGDQVQYVIMGQVLQAGAGQIPARQAAVKAGIPMNVPALTVNKVCLSGLDAIALADQLIRAGEFDVVVAGGQESMTNAPHLLPKSREGHKYGAIEMLDSMAHDGLTDSFESIPMGESTEKHNTRLGIARAPQDEFAAASHQRAAAAQKNGIFAAEITPVEIPQRKGDPVLFAEDEGIRAETTAESLAKLRPAFTKDGTITAGTSSQISDGAAAVVVMSRAKAEELGLDWIAEIGAHGNVAGPDNSLQSQPSHAIEHALEKEGLTVGDLDLIEINEAFAAVAVQSMKDLGVSPERVNVNGGAIALGHPIGMSGARVVLHLALELKRRGGGVGAAALCGGGGQGDALIVRVPGK; encoded by the coding sequence ATGTCTGGAACGAACAGCAACACCTCCGTGATCGTCGCCGGAGCCAGGACCCCGATGGGCCGGCTCCTGGGTTCGCTGAAGTCCTTCTCGGGCGCCGACCTGGGCGCATTCGCCATCAAGGCGGCCCTGGAACGGGCCGGCATCGGCGGCGACCAGGTGCAGTACGTGATCATGGGGCAGGTGCTCCAGGCCGGGGCAGGGCAGATCCCGGCACGCCAGGCCGCCGTCAAGGCGGGCATCCCCATGAACGTCCCCGCGCTGACCGTCAACAAGGTCTGCCTCTCCGGGCTCGACGCCATCGCGCTGGCCGACCAGCTGATCCGTGCCGGAGAGTTCGACGTGGTCGTGGCGGGCGGCCAGGAGTCCATGACGAACGCGCCGCACCTGCTTCCCAAGTCCCGTGAGGGCCACAAGTACGGTGCGATCGAGATGCTCGACTCCATGGCCCACGACGGCCTCACCGACTCCTTCGAGTCCATCCCCATGGGCGAGTCCACCGAGAAGCACAACACCCGCCTGGGCATCGCCCGCGCCCCGCAGGACGAGTTCGCGGCGGCCTCCCACCAGCGGGCCGCCGCCGCGCAGAAGAACGGCATCTTCGCGGCGGAGATCACGCCGGTCGAGATCCCGCAGCGCAAGGGCGACCCGGTCCTCTTCGCCGAGGACGAGGGCATCAGGGCGGAGACCACGGCGGAGTCGCTGGCCAAGCTGCGCCCCGCCTTCACCAAGGACGGCACCATCACGGCGGGCACCTCCTCGCAGATCTCCGACGGTGCGGCGGCGGTCGTGGTGATGAGCCGGGCGAAGGCCGAGGAGCTGGGTCTCGACTGGATCGCCGAGATCGGCGCGCACGGCAATGTGGCGGGTCCCGACAACTCGCTCCAGTCCCAGCCGTCCCACGCCATCGAGCACGCCCTGGAGAAGGAGGGCCTGACGGTCGGCGACCTCGATCTCATCGAGATCAACGAGGCGTTCGCCGCGGTCGCCGTGCAGTCGATGAAGGACCTCGGCGTTTCCCCGGAAAGGGTGAATGTCAACGGCGGCGCGATCGCCCTCGGTCACCCGATCGGGATGTCCGGGGCCCGGGTCGTCCTGCACCTCGCGCTGGAACTGAAGCGGCGCGGCGGCGGGGTCGGTGCGGCGGCGCTGTGCGGCGGCGGCGGGCAGGGCGACGCCCTGATCGTCCGCGTACCGGGCAAGTAG
- the meaB gene encoding methylmalonyl Co-A mutase-associated GTPase MeaB, protein MNVDVDVPTLVEQARAGRPRAVARLISLVEGASPQLREVMARLAPLTGGAYVVGLTGSPGVGKSTSTSALVAAYRRAGKRVGVLAVDPSSPFSGGALLGDRVRMSEHASDPGVYIRSMATRGHLGGLAWSAPQAIRVLDAAGCDVVLVETVGVGQSEVEIASQADTSVVLLAPGMGDGIQAAKAGILEIGDVYVVNKADRDGADATARELNHMLGLGESRGAGDWRPPIVKTVAARGEGIDEVVEALEKHRAWMEERGVLKDRRRTRAAHEVETIAVTALRERIGDLRGDRRLDALAERIVAGALDPYAAADALVEGVTAGR, encoded by the coding sequence GTGAACGTGGACGTGGACGTCCCCACCCTGGTCGAGCAGGCCCGAGCGGGCAGGCCCCGGGCCGTGGCCCGGCTGATCTCCCTCGTCGAGGGGGCGTCCCCGCAGCTGCGCGAGGTGATGGCCCGGCTCGCTCCGCTGACCGGCGGTGCGTACGTGGTCGGGCTCACCGGATCGCCCGGTGTCGGCAAGTCGACTTCGACGTCGGCGCTGGTCGCCGCGTACCGGCGGGCCGGCAAGCGGGTCGGCGTGCTCGCCGTCGACCCGTCGTCCCCCTTCTCCGGGGGCGCGCTGCTCGGCGACCGCGTCCGGATGTCCGAGCACGCTTCGGACCCCGGCGTCTACATCCGCTCGATGGCCACCCGCGGCCACCTGGGCGGCCTCGCCTGGTCGGCCCCGCAGGCGATCCGGGTGCTGGACGCGGCGGGGTGCGACGTGGTGCTCGTGGAGACGGTCGGGGTCGGCCAGTCCGAGGTGGAGATCGCCTCGCAGGCCGACACCTCCGTGGTGCTGCTGGCCCCCGGCATGGGCGACGGGATCCAGGCGGCGAAGGCCGGGATCCTGGAGATCGGCGACGTGTACGTGGTCAACAAGGCGGACCGGGACGGCGCGGACGCCACGGCCCGGGAGCTCAACCACATGCTGGGCCTGGGCGAGTCCCGGGGCGCGGGCGACTGGCGCCCGCCGATCGTGAAGACGGTCGCCGCACGGGGCGAGGGCATCGACGAGGTCGTCGAGGCGTTGGAGAAGCACCGGGCGTGGATGGAGGAGCGCGGCGTACTCAAGGACCGCAGGCGTACGCGGGCGGCGCACGAGGTCGAGACGATCGCGGTCACGGCGCTCCGTGAGCGGATCGGGGACCTGCGGGGGGACCGGCGGCTGGACGCGCTGGCCGAGCGGATCGTGGCGGGCGCACTGGACCCGTACGCGGCGGCGGACGCGCTGGTGGAGGGCGTGACGGCGGGGCGCTGA